In the genome of Abyssalbus ytuae, the window AATACGTTAAATGAAGTAGTGGTAATAGGATACGGAACCCAGCGAAAAAGTGATATTGTAGGTTCTGTAACAAGTGTGGCAGTAGATGAAGCCACTGCTATTCCAACCACCAATGTCTCGGAAATGCTAAGAGGTAGAGCCGCCGGTGTACAGGTAAATTTAGGCGATGCAAGGCCCGGAGGTGATTCTAATATTCTAATCCGGGGTAAAGTGTCATTGTTGGGAAATGATCCGTTAATTATTGTAGATGGGGTTCCATACGATAATATTAATAACGTTTCTCCCGAAGATATAGCCTCTATAGAAGTACTAAAAGATGCGTCCTCTCAGGCTATTTATGGAGCCAGGGCTGCAAACGGGGTCATTTTAATTACCACAAAAAGAGGTAAAGAAGGAAAAATGGCTATAAATTACCACGGCTATACAACAATTCAACGTGTTACAAAAAATTTTGATTTGTACACCGCTACTGAATTTGCCGACTTGAGAAGAGAAGCTCACAGAGATCGGATTACAGGTGAGTATCTTGACGATTCTACAATTTTTAATGATTTTGAACTTGAGTCGATAGCCACAGGACGTTATGCAGATTGGGAGGACCTTCTTTTAGAAAATGCAGAATTAATAAGCCATTCTTTAAGTGTATCAGGAGGAACCAGTTCTACTAAAGTTTACTCAAGCATCAATTATTTTAACCAGGATGGTATTGTACCAACTTCCGGTTTTGAAAGAGGGACTTTTAAAATAAACGTTGACCAAAAAATCAGCGACAAATTAAGTTTGCAGACCAATATTAATTACCAATTAAGTCAGCAGGATCTCGAAAGCAACTCTTTAAATTATATTTCAATTTCTCCTCTGGCAAAACCTTTTGATGATGAAGGGAATTTAATAAAAGAACCACTGGGGAGCGGGAATACTACTATTAATCCTTTATGGAATAACCGTGAATCTATAAATGAAGTAAAAACAAATCTTACCGATATTAATATTAAAGGTACATATGATTTTACCCCAAGCTTTTCGTATACCTTAAATACATTTTTACGAAACAGAAATACACAACAGGGTATTTACCGTTCCAGTTTACATTCTGATGGCGATGAAGGAGTAGATGGCCGGGCCATTTTGCAAAGCAAATTTTTTAAAGAATTCTTAATAGAAAATATTTTCACTTATGATGTACCTCTTAATGAAACCCATAAATTAGATTTCACGGGAGTGAATGCTGTAAGTGAAAGAAGAACTACAGAAACCGTAACCGAAAAGATCGGGTTTCCTAATGACAATTTAGGGTATAATGGTACCGCTACAGAAATACTCAGCAATGAAAGAGATGTAAACAGAAGAAGACTGGTTTCGTTTTTAGGCCGTTTACGATATGGTCTGGCCGATAAATATTTACTAACCCTGACAGCCAGGGCAGACGGGTCTTCAGTTTTTGCAGAAGACAATAAATGGGGTTTTTTCCCTGCTGCAGCTTTTGCGTGGAAAATACATGAAGAAAATTTTCTTAAAGATTCTGAAACTATAGATCAAATGAAATTAAGAGTAAGTTACGGAGCTACCGGGAACGAGGGTATTAACTCTAAAGAATCCTTGGGTGTGGCCGACGATTTACCATATGTGTTTGGAGGGGTTACCTCTGGAGGTTTTCTGGCATCTTCCCGCTTGCCTAATCCGGATTTGAAATGGGAAACCACCTACACCTTCAACCTGGGACTCGATTTTGGTTTATTTAATAATCTTTTCACGGGTAGTGTAGAATATTATAAAGCCAATACAGTTGATTTCTTACTAGACAGAATTGTTCCGGGAATAACAGGTTATTCAGTAACGCGCTTTAATGTTGGCGAGGTTGAAAACAAAGGTTTTGAAGCCACTTTAAACACCAATATCATCAATAAAGAAGACTTTAACTGGTCTGTTGGGTTAACCTTTTCAACCAATGATAATAAAGTGGTAGAACTTACAGGAGAGTTGGACGAAGACGGAAACCCGTTGGAACTTACTTACCTTGACGATGATAATCAAACACATTATTTAGCTGTTGGACAACCTATTAATAATATTTATCAACGCAAGTTTGATGGTATTTGGCAGGAAGGAGACGATATTGCAAATTCTGCCCAACCTACTGCACTTCCGGGCGATGTTAGAGTAGTAGATGTAAATGGTGATGGAGAGCTGACTATAGACGACAATGTTTACATAAGCGAAGATCCCGATTGGTACGGAACCATAACCACTACACTTAAATTCAGGAATTTTGAATTGTTAGCTGATTTTTATATTGTTGAGGGACCTAAAAAACTCAATCCGTTTTTAGCTAACGGAGAACCCTTAAAAGGTGCTATTAACGGAATTAAAATACCTTACTACACACCCGAAAATCCTTCTACACAATATCCAAGACCAAGACAGGAAACTGCTGAAAACCTCTATGCTTTTGCAGTAAGAGATGCATCTTACTCAAGGTTGAGAACACTTACATTAGGTTATAATATACCTCAATCTTTTATAAATAAAGTTGGAATGGAAAGTGCCAAAATATATGGTACCGCAACCAATTTGTTCACCATAACCGATTACAGGTCGTATAGTCCGGAGAATAATGCAAGTGCTTATCCGGATGCAAAAGGACTAACCTTTGGAGTTAAACTTGGATTTTAACCTTAAAATAAAAACAAACTATGAAACATATAATAAATAATATAAATATAAAGAAGAGCATATTACTCCTATGCATTCCATTTATTCTCACTTCCTGCGACGATTACCTTGAAGATGAACTCTTTTCAGATACGTCGGTAGATTTTCTATATTCTACCCCGGAAGGTTTAGAATCAGCGGTAGTAGGTTTATATACTTTAAACCGAAACCTTTATCAAAGAGTTGATCAAAATGGGGCCATTCCTTTGTTATTACAAGCTAAATCAGACTTATCAATAGGGATAACCGGGGAAATATCATTATATAGCAGACTCTCCTGGGGAGCTACTTTAAGTGACTATGGAACCAGATCAGGATATGCTTCATATTGGAAACATTATTACAAGTTGGTAGACAGGGCAAATGCGATCATACAAGCTGCTGAAAATTTGGGTGACCTGGAAGAAACACAAAAAAACAGGATAATAGCCGAAGCAAAAGTTTTCAGGGCAAATTCTTATTTCACATTATATCGATTATTCAATAATATTTTTATTACCACTACCCCGACCAATCCCGATAATGCATTCGATGTACCTGATAATAAATCATCAGAAGAAGAAATATTTACCCTCTTAGAAAGTGATCTTGATTTTGCAATAGCTCATCTGGATTGGGTTTCATCGGAATTTGGCAGATGGAATCAGGCTGCAGCAAGACATTTAAGAGCAAAAGTAGCTATGTGGGAAGAAGATTGGAATGAAGCAGCAACACAAACCGATGCCATTATTACCAACGGCAGTTACTCACTGGTTTCGAATACAACAGACGTTTTTAAAGGAGATTTGAATCACTCTGAAACACTTTTTGCTGTTCAGTTTGAAAGAGATGTTGTAGGGGGCGGAGCACGTAGCTTTATGAACTGGAATCTCGTGCCAAACTATGCATTGGCTCCAGGGATGGTAAAATCCTTGGAAAATGGTGGCAACGGAGCCGGTTTTGTAATGCCAAACGATTATTTGAGAAATTTACTTAAAGAAGATCCCAATGACGACAGAGACGACAGATCTTACTACATAAGTTATTATTATTTTAATGACGCCGAAACTTTACCTGAGGGAAAACAGCTTGGTGATACTCTTGATTTATATGATCAGAATAGTAGTGATAAAAATGAAATCACTAATTATTACAGGAGAATGAATCCGGGATGTATTAAATTCTTAGATGAAGAAGCTGTTCCTACCGACAGAAATCATTATAAAAACATTATGATTTATCGTTTGGCAGAAACTTATCTGATTGGTGCCGAAGCCCACATGAGGTCAGGAAACACGGCTAAAGCCTTAGAATATGTAAATACTGTAAGAAACCGGGCTCATGCATCAAGTATAAGCACCATTAATCAACAAGAAATTTTAGATGAAAGGGCACGTGAATTGGCCTTTGAAGGACAACGATGGTTCACCTTAAAACGTATGGGAGTACTGTTGAGTCAACTTCAAAATTATATGGGTAATAATAACTGGAATCAAACATACGCTACGGGAGATCCGCGTACGATGATTCAGGAACATATGAAAAACTGGCCAATTCCGGAAGAGCAACTTAACCTGTTAGGCCCCAATTACCCTCAAAATGAGGGGTATTAATTTTAGCTTTCAAAATCTAAGGGTCGCCTGCCCTTAGATTTTTTTACCATTATTGTCCTGACTTACCATACAATTCAAATAACTTGTAATAGAGTATGTTTAGAAGTTTTATTATGTATTTTTTGATCATTATATTTAATATTATCACATTAAATTCCTGCAATAATTTAACTGCAGGCAAAAAAAATGAATTTGCAAATAATGTAGTAGTTGCACATAGAGGAGCCTGGAGAGCAAAACAATTTCCCGAAAACTCTATTGCATCTTTATCGCATGCCATTCAATTAAATTGTACCGGTTCGGAATTTGATGTAAGAATGACATCGGACAGCATTCTTGTAGTTTTTCATGATCCCGATTACCATGGGTTATTAATTGAAGAAACTACATATGATGAATTATCAAAGTTTAAGCTATCAAACGGAGAAAACTTACCTACACTTAAAGAATACCTCCTTACAGGTTTAAATAACAATACTTCTACAGGATTAGTATGTGAAATTAAACCCCCTGGCAATAAAAAAAGAGGTTTATATATTGCAAAAAAAGTAATAGAACTGGTGAATGAATTAGAAGCACAATCAATAATTTTATCTTATATCAGTTTTGATTATGAAGTTTTAAAGAAAATTCATGAAATAGCCCCGTTGGCAAAAACACAATATCTAAACGGGACTAAAAGTCCTGATGAATTAAAAAAAGACGGGATTTCAGGTTTGGACTATCATATTGGAGTTTTTAAAAAACATCCCGAATGGATTAAAAGTGCCAAAAAAAATGGGATGACTTTAAATGCATGGACAGTTAATTCACCTGAAAATATAGATTGGTTATTGGATAATAATTTTGATTTTATTACCACTAATGAACCTGAACTGTTATTTGAAAAAATAAAAAAAAGATTGGATTAGTATTGGATGAAAATTGGTTTGGAGTGATGAATTTAATTATTCTCCCACTCCAGATCAATTTAATAAAATTATCTATAATGAGTAATATTGGTAATCACTTCATTAAAAAAATGGTTGCCGGCAAACTATATCAATTTAAATAAAATCAATTATGTTTAAAAATGGAAAAGTTGTTTTCATATTAATAAATTCACTTTTAGTTCTGGCATGTTCAGGAGAAAAAAAGAAAAAACAAGAAACAACACAAAAAGTTGCGCCAAAGGAATATCAGTTAGTCTGGGCAGATGAATTTGATGGGAATGATGTAAATAAGGATAACTGGTCTTTTGTAATATGGGATGAAGGAAGAGTTAACAACGAATGGCAAAAATATGTGGAAAATCCGGATAACTATAAGGTAGAAAACGGTTTTTTGCATATAACTGTTACAAAAACAGGAGATAACATTAAAGGCGGATATACTTCCACCCGTTTATCCAGCGCTGCAAAAAAAGAATTTAAATACGGAAGAATAGAGTTTAGAGCTAAGATGCCCGAAGGAAGAGGAACATGGCCTGCCCTGTGGATGCTGGGGAGCAATATAGACAAAGTAAAATGGCCAAAATGCGGAGAAATTGACATAATGGAATATGTAGGCTTTCAACCGGATACCACCCACACCAATATTCACACTAAATATCAATCAGGAAACACAGATTTTCATGCTATCATTCCTTTAGCTTCTGCCGAAGAAGAATTTCACACCTATGGAATAACCTGGACTCCGGAAACTATTGAATTTTATTTAGACAATCCAAAAAATATAACTAATACATACGCACCCGAAATTAAAACTGAAGAAAACTGGCCGTTCGATCAACCCTTTTATCTTATAATGAATTTTGCAGTAGGAGGCACATGGGGAGGAAGCCTGGGAGTGGACGAAACTATTTGGCCGCAAACCATGGTAGTAGATTATGTGAGGGTTTATCAACTTAAATAGACAATTATAACCCTTACAATTAATTAAGGTTCAATTTGCCTTAAAACCATCAATAATGAAAAAAAAATTCCTATACCTTTTATTAATTATAGCTGTTTCGTGGTCCTGTGAAAAAAAAGTAAAAAAGGACGTGGTTGATGAAATTCTCCAAAAACCTAATATAGTTTTTATTATGGCCGATGACCATGCCATACAGGCTATAAGTGCATACGGAAATGAATTAAGCAAATATGCCCCAACACCTAATATAGACAGAATTGCAAAAAACGGTGCAATATTTAACCGAAGTTATTGTACCAATTCCATTTGCGGGCCCAGCAGAGCTGTTATACTTACAGGAAAACACAGCCATATCAACGGGTTCAGGCAAAATGATGAGAAATTTAACGGATACCAGCAAACCCTGCCTAAAATTTTACAAAAATCGGGTTATCAAACAGCTATAATTGGTAAATGGCATTTGTTCGGATATCCGCAGGGATTTGATTATTGGGAAATTCTAAATGACCAGGGCAACTATTATAACCCGGAATTTATCCGTATGGCAGACACTGTAAACATTGATGATTCAAGGGTAAATGTTTCTGCCGATAAGCCTGTGGATATTAAGGACACCATAACGGTAAACGGATATGCTACAGATATTATCACCCACAAAGCAATCAACTGGTTGAAAAATCAAAAAAATCAAAATCAACCGTTCTTTTTAATGGTGCACCATAAAGCTCCGCATAGAAACTGGATGCCTGCCCCCAGGCATTTAAATAAATACGACTCGGTAAAATTTCCGCTTCCTGATACATATTTTGATAAACACAATAATCAGCAGGCGGCCAAAGAGCAAATGCAAACCATTTATAAAGATATGTATGAAGGACATGACCTGAAAATGACAAAAAGTTATGGAAGCACTGAATTGGCACACAACCCATGGACTAAAGATTTTGACAGGATGACACCTGAACAGAGAAAAATATGGGACAGTGCATATCAGGCTAAAAACAAAGCTTTTCACAAGGCCAATTTACATGGGGAAGATTTGGCAAGATGGAAGGGACAGCGTTTCCTGCAGGATTATTTGGCAACTGTGGCATCCGTTGATGAAGGTGTTGGTGAAATACTCGATTATCTGGAGAAAACAGGTCTGGATGAAAATACGTTAGTAATTTACACTTCCGATCAAGGTTTTTACCTGGGAGAAAAAGGGTGGTTTGACAAACGTTTCATGTATGAAGAATCGTTTAGAATGCCTTTGCTTATGCAATATCCAAAAAGTATTAAACCGGGAACTCAGGTAAATGCCCTTATTCAAAATTTAGATTTTGCCCCTACTATGCTTGACTTTGCCAACGCAGGTGAATATGCAAAGAATATGCAGGGAATATCTTTTAAACCTGTGTTGGATGGCAAGATAAAAGACGATGATTTTAAGGACGTAATCTATTATCATTATTATGATTTTCCCAGCTTTCATATGGTAAAAAAACATTATGGAATTAGGACTAAAAAATATAAAATAATGCATTTTTATGATGATAATGATGCATGGGAATTTTACGATATGGAAGCAGATCCTTACGAACTGAACAATCTTATTGACAGTCAAGAATATGAATCCGTTATTATCTCGATGAAAAGAAAATTAGATTCCGTTCAGAAAGTATATGGAGTTATAGAAAAAGAATTTGAACGTGCACCCAAAGAAAAAGTAGAAAAAACCTATGAATATTTTGAGAAATTAAGAGGGACACCGGTTAAATAGATGAGGATATTCTTTAAATTTGAATAACTTATTTTTTAAATAAAGGAAAGCAATAAATAAACCCTGCGGCAGAGAACTTAAAATGAAAAAGGAAACACTTAAAGTAATTATTTCTTTTAAGTTGATAATACTGTGGGGATTTTTACTTTTTTCTGGCTCTTCCTGTAACAGGAAAAAAGAAGAATACATCCCTGTTTCTGAGCAAAATACTACAGTTACTTTCCTTTCAGCAAAAGTAATTCCTGATAATGATTTTGCAGGAAGTGAAAACTGCCGGGAATGCCACCCCGATCAATTTAAACAATGGAAGGGCTCTCATCATGACAAAGCCATGCAAATAGCTCAAAGAGAAACTGTTTTGGCAAAATTTGAAGGAGAAGTTTTTAAAAGCCAGGGAGTAACTTCCCGTTTTTTTGAAAATGAAGGCGGTTTTTATGTAAACACTGAGGGGCCCGATGGAGAATATCATGATTATAAAATTGTTTACACCTTTGGTATAACCCCTTTACAACAGTACATAGTTAAGTTCCCCGATGGCCGTTATCAATGTTTAAGAACCGCATGGGATACACGACAAAATAAGTGGTTTGACCTTTATCCGGACTTTAAAGTGGTGCATTCCGAATGGTTACATTGGTCCAGGGGAGGGTTAAACTGGAATAATATGTGTTCTGATTGCCATTCAACCAACGTCCGGGAAAATTATGACCCCAACACTCTTAGCTATGACACTAAATTTTCCATTATTAACGTAAGTTGTGAAGCTTGCCACGGACCGGGGAAAAAACATATGGAAAATGCAAGGTTAAAAGGTGACAAATATGACTCAAAAAGTACCTATATGCAAATGACTGGCATGACAAAACCAAAAGAACTGGTAGATCAATGTGCAAGATG includes:
- a CDS encoding SusC/RagA family TonB-linked outer membrane protein; the protein is MKQNYFQKKVKILLAFTLLISAVVCAQSKKTITGTVFSEDNIPMPGATILEKNTNNGTYTDFNGEFILDISTQSTYLVVSFVGYQTQEVVVSDTPLAIYLKPDLNTLNEVVVIGYGTQRKSDIVGSVTSVAVDEATAIPTTNVSEMLRGRAAGVQVNLGDARPGGDSNILIRGKVSLLGNDPLIIVDGVPYDNINNVSPEDIASIEVLKDASSQAIYGARAANGVILITTKRGKEGKMAINYHGYTTIQRVTKNFDLYTATEFADLRREAHRDRITGEYLDDSTIFNDFELESIATGRYADWEDLLLENAELISHSLSVSGGTSSTKVYSSINYFNQDGIVPTSGFERGTFKINVDQKISDKLSLQTNINYQLSQQDLESNSLNYISISPLAKPFDDEGNLIKEPLGSGNTTINPLWNNRESINEVKTNLTDINIKGTYDFTPSFSYTLNTFLRNRNTQQGIYRSSLHSDGDEGVDGRAILQSKFFKEFLIENIFTYDVPLNETHKLDFTGVNAVSERRTTETVTEKIGFPNDNLGYNGTATEILSNERDVNRRRLVSFLGRLRYGLADKYLLTLTARADGSSVFAEDNKWGFFPAAAFAWKIHEENFLKDSETIDQMKLRVSYGATGNEGINSKESLGVADDLPYVFGGVTSGGFLASSRLPNPDLKWETTYTFNLGLDFGLFNNLFTGSVEYYKANTVDFLLDRIVPGITGYSVTRFNVGEVENKGFEATLNTNIINKEDFNWSVGLTFSTNDNKVVELTGELDEDGNPLELTYLDDDNQTHYLAVGQPINNIYQRKFDGIWQEGDDIANSAQPTALPGDVRVVDVNGDGELTIDDNVYISEDPDWYGTITTTLKFRNFELLADFYIVEGPKKLNPFLANGEPLKGAINGIKIPYYTPENPSTQYPRPRQETAENLYAFAVRDASYSRLRTLTLGYNIPQSFINKVGMESAKIYGTATNLFTITDYRSYSPENNASAYPDAKGLTFGVKLGF
- a CDS encoding RagB/SusD family nutrient uptake outer membrane protein, with the translated sequence MKHIINNINIKKSILLLCIPFILTSCDDYLEDELFSDTSVDFLYSTPEGLESAVVGLYTLNRNLYQRVDQNGAIPLLLQAKSDLSIGITGEISLYSRLSWGATLSDYGTRSGYASYWKHYYKLVDRANAIIQAAENLGDLEETQKNRIIAEAKVFRANSYFTLYRLFNNIFITTTPTNPDNAFDVPDNKSSEEEIFTLLESDLDFAIAHLDWVSSEFGRWNQAAARHLRAKVAMWEEDWNEAATQTDAIITNGSYSLVSNTTDVFKGDLNHSETLFAVQFERDVVGGGARSFMNWNLVPNYALAPGMVKSLENGGNGAGFVMPNDYLRNLLKEDPNDDRDDRSYYISYYYFNDAETLPEGKQLGDTLDLYDQNSSDKNEITNYYRRMNPGCIKFLDEEAVPTDRNHYKNIMIYRLAETYLIGAEAHMRSGNTAKALEYVNTVRNRAHASSISTINQQEILDERARELAFEGQRWFTLKRMGVLLSQLQNYMGNNNWNQTYATGDPRTMIQEHMKNWPIPEEQLNLLGPNYPQNEGY
- a CDS encoding glycerophosphodiester phosphodiesterase family protein, translated to MYFLIIIFNIITLNSCNNLTAGKKNEFANNVVVAHRGAWRAKQFPENSIASLSHAIQLNCTGSEFDVRMTSDSILVVFHDPDYHGLLIEETTYDELSKFKLSNGENLPTLKEYLLTGLNNNTSTGLVCEIKPPGNKKRGLYIAKKVIELVNELEAQSIILSYISFDYEVLKKIHEIAPLAKTQYLNGTKSPDELKKDGISGLDYHIGVFKKHPEWIKSAKKNGMTLNAWTVNSPENIDWLLDNNFDFITTNEPELLFEKIKKRLD
- a CDS encoding glycoside hydrolase family 16 protein, which codes for MFKNGKVVFILINSLLVLACSGEKKKKQETTQKVAPKEYQLVWADEFDGNDVNKDNWSFVIWDEGRVNNEWQKYVENPDNYKVENGFLHITVTKTGDNIKGGYTSTRLSSAAKKEFKYGRIEFRAKMPEGRGTWPALWMLGSNIDKVKWPKCGEIDIMEYVGFQPDTTHTNIHTKYQSGNTDFHAIIPLASAEEEFHTYGITWTPETIEFYLDNPKNITNTYAPEIKTEENWPFDQPFYLIMNFAVGGTWGGSLGVDETIWPQTMVVDYVRVYQLK
- a CDS encoding sulfatase family protein → MKKKFLYLLLIIAVSWSCEKKVKKDVVDEILQKPNIVFIMADDHAIQAISAYGNELSKYAPTPNIDRIAKNGAIFNRSYCTNSICGPSRAVILTGKHSHINGFRQNDEKFNGYQQTLPKILQKSGYQTAIIGKWHLFGYPQGFDYWEILNDQGNYYNPEFIRMADTVNIDDSRVNVSADKPVDIKDTITVNGYATDIITHKAINWLKNQKNQNQPFFLMVHHKAPHRNWMPAPRHLNKYDSVKFPLPDTYFDKHNNQQAAKEQMQTIYKDMYEGHDLKMTKSYGSTELAHNPWTKDFDRMTPEQRKIWDSAYQAKNKAFHKANLHGEDLARWKGQRFLQDYLATVASVDEGVGEILDYLEKTGLDENTLVIYTSDQGFYLGEKGWFDKRFMYEESFRMPLLMQYPKSIKPGTQVNALIQNLDFAPTMLDFANAGEYAKNMQGISFKPVLDGKIKDDDFKDVIYYHYYDFPSFHMVKKHYGIRTKKYKIMHFYDDNDAWEFYDMEADPYELNNLIDSQEYESVIISMKRKLDSVQKVYGVIEKEFERAPKEKVEKTYEYFEKLRGTPVK